A part of Haladaptatus caseinilyticus genomic DNA contains:
- a CDS encoding pectate lyase-like adhesive domain-containing protein, with translation MGRMRGWVSILVIIVLSACVGVQSTQLVFDNPDTQKINSCTVIDNPGRYELTTNITNGGGTRISQSCIEIRSGNVVLDGNGHTIDGRGNSHTTAIQINTSSNNDVRISDMTITNWHKGIAFQHGTIGKIEDINASSNVYGISIEDIHLVITTNSRLENNLVGIKTSDGSVHLKLWGNTVVNNNVDRI, from the coding sequence ATGGGAAGAATGAGGGGGTGGGTGTCAATTTTAGTAATTATTGTACTTTCTGCTTGTGTTGGAGTTCAATCGACACAGTTAGTGTTCGACAATCCAGATACACAGAAAATCAATTCTTGTACAGTAATTGATAACCCCGGACGATATGAGCTTACTACGAATATCACAAATGGTGGCGGAACTAGAATTTCACAAAGCTGCATCGAAATCCGCTCCGGGAATGTCGTATTAGATGGGAACGGACACACTATTGATGGGCGTGGGAATAGCCATACGACTGCAATTCAGATAAATACCTCGAGCAATAATGATGTGAGAATATCGGATATGACTATCACAAATTGGCACAAAGGTATTGCATTTCAGCACGGTACTATAGGTAAAATCGAAGACATTAACGCGTCATCTAATGTTTACGGGATTTCAATTGAAGATATTCACCTTGTGATAACTACGAATAGCAGACTAGAAAACAATCTAGTTGGAATCAAAACCAGCGACGGCAGTGTACATCTCAAGCTGTGGGGGAATACAGTTGTCAATAATAATGTTGATAGGATATGA
- a CDS encoding cupin domain-containing protein produces the protein MMVGFSTLSPEIDEFSPYTHPWEQITMVTRGTCDVLIGGAVQSASKGDMFAIPPNVEHAVRVTSDKDCELIDIWPLVEDYLEYTEYQDEFGDVDS, from the coding sequence ATGATGGTCGGATTTTCGACACTCTCTCCAGAAATTGACGAATTTTCGCCGTACACCCATCCGTGGGAGCAAATTACGATGGTAACGCGGGGAACCTGTGATGTTCTCATCGGCGGTGCAGTGCAATCGGCATCGAAAGGCGACATGTTCGCCATCCCACCAAACGTCGAACACGCGGTTCGCGTAACCTCGGACAAAGACTGCGAACTCATCGATATCTGGCCCTTGGTCGAGGACTATCTCGAATACACTGAATACCAGGACGAGTTTGGCGACGTGGATTCATAG
- a CDS encoding alpha/beta hydrolase yields MQPVKRERLIYRSTPERDLAVDVYARAGVEDAPAVALIHGGGWMTNHQGMFEQHLTRLAERGVVGLEFTHRLSSEARFPAPIMDIKYGIKWLKANANLLGLDPGRVVIGGHSAGAHLAALAAVTPDHQPLEPEDGPDESSRVDAAIVLNGLYNLEKLGQIQPSRLFASEFIYELFGDRYIARREAYRAGSCSTHIDGDEPPFLVLASTNDQEVPLYESVQLYEQLSYMGNEPEQYISFGGDHFCFTAEGPDYESGLKRIESFLADQFSSFAI; encoded by the coding sequence ATGCAACCAGTAAAGCGGGAGCGGTTGATCTATCGAAGTACACCGGAGCGAGACCTTGCCGTCGATGTCTATGCTCGAGCGGGCGTAGAAGATGCCCCGGCAGTGGCACTCATCCACGGTGGTGGGTGGATGACCAATCATCAGGGAATGTTTGAGCAACATCTAACTCGATTAGCGGAACGAGGCGTTGTTGGGCTGGAGTTTACCCATCGTCTATCGTCGGAGGCACGATTTCCAGCGCCAATCATGGATATAAAGTACGGCATTAAGTGGCTGAAAGCGAATGCAAACCTGCTTGGTTTGGACCCTGGAAGAGTCGTTATCGGTGGCCACTCAGCGGGTGCGCATCTCGCTGCTCTCGCCGCAGTCACGCCGGACCATCAGCCGCTTGAACCCGAAGACGGGCCGGATGAATCGAGTCGGGTGGATGCCGCCATCGTTCTGAACGGCCTGTACAATCTCGAAAAGCTCGGGCAGATTCAACCCTCCCGTCTCTTCGCCTCAGAATTCATTTACGAACTATTTGGAGATCGATACATCGCCCGCCGTGAGGCATATAGAGCAGGCTCTTGCAGCACCCACATCGATGGAGATGAGCCACCGTTTCTTGTTTTAGCGTCTACAAATGATCAAGAAGTGCCGCTGTACGAGTCGGTTCAATTGTATGAACAACTCTCGTATATGGGAAACGAACCTGAACAGTACATTTCGTTTGGCGGGGATCACTTTTGTTTTACTGCTGAGGGTCCGGATTACGAATCGGGACTGAAACGAATCGAGTCGTTTCTTGCAGATCAATTCTCCAGCTTTGCAATATGA
- a CDS encoding MFS transporter, whose translation MIFSGRSTVWRYYAYCVSLSNGFFIPVGILYMQYQGLGLDAIGFTQGVFLFTIVASEIPTGYLGDRIGRRRSLILGNTLVALVMVTYPFADSFSEFIVLFVVWAFGTSFKSGTAEAWLYEMLKQRLDESEFARINGRGKTFTFGTSALTAAAAGALFAFNPIAPFLANAVLSALGIPILLSLPEVTVKDKDHDHFRIRDAVQALRIQVSEPKIRWFVLYVSLFFAVIEIARTFEQPAAVAVGMPVTLIGIMYSVFKLLSAGAASLTGVVEDRIGIQTAFVLLVPLIVVAYASVYLLPQAIILVFFMLRGLRSITGPLRNQYLNDRLGSTGRATALSGVSMTMSLAGGTAQFLAGKVVTLTGIIDMLVLSGVGIMILAAIVWLFTSPIRTLDQSTNESEATATD comes from the coding sequence ATGATCTTTTCCGGCCGGTCGACGGTATGGCGCTATTACGCATACTGCGTCTCTCTCAGCAATGGATTTTTCATTCCAGTCGGGATTCTGTACATGCAGTATCAAGGTCTTGGACTCGACGCGATCGGATTTACGCAAGGTGTGTTTCTTTTTACAATCGTTGCATCCGAGATACCGACGGGCTATCTCGGCGACAGAATCGGGAGACGACGAAGCCTAATACTGGGGAATACGCTCGTTGCGCTGGTCATGGTAACGTATCCATTTGCTGATTCGTTCAGCGAATTTATAGTACTGTTCGTCGTTTGGGCGTTCGGAACGTCGTTCAAATCCGGAACGGCCGAGGCCTGGCTGTACGAGATGCTCAAACAACGACTCGACGAATCCGAGTTCGCCCGAATTAACGGCCGTGGGAAAACGTTCACATTCGGTACGTCTGCGCTCACCGCAGCAGCAGCAGGTGCGCTCTTTGCCTTCAACCCGATAGCACCGTTTCTCGCCAACGCGGTGTTGAGTGCACTCGGCATTCCCATCTTGCTTTCGCTTCCGGAAGTCACAGTTAAAGACAAAGACCACGACCATTTCAGGATTCGAGACGCGGTGCAGGCGCTTCGTATCCAGGTCAGCGAGCCGAAAATTCGGTGGTTCGTTCTCTACGTTTCGCTTTTCTTTGCGGTGATCGAAATCGCTCGCACATTCGAGCAACCCGCCGCAGTGGCTGTCGGCATGCCGGTAACCCTTATCGGAATCATGTACAGCGTATTTAAACTACTATCTGCGGGTGCTGCCTCGCTCACAGGGGTAGTGGAAGACCGAATCGGCATCCAAACGGCATTCGTTCTGCTGGTACCGCTTATCGTAGTGGCGTACGCGAGCGTCTATCTTCTTCCACAAGCGATAATCCTCGTGTTTTTCATGTTACGGGGGTTACGCTCGATCACCGGACCCCTTCGGAATCAGTATCTCAACGACCGGTTAGGATCCACCGGTCGTGCAACGGCTTTGTCGGGGGTTTCGATGACGATGTCGTTAGCCGGTGGAACTGCACAGTTCCTTGCTGGAAAAGTAGTGACACTGACTGGTATTATCGACATGCTAGTGCTCTCTGGCGTCGGAATCATGATCCTCGCAGCGATAGTCTGGTTGTTTACATCCCCTATTCGTACACTAGACCAGTCCACCAACGAATCCGAAGCAACAGCCACGGATTGA
- a CDS encoding winged helix-turn-helix domain-containing protein, translating into MNGVMDSDEFFDLLSNSTRIDILRTLANAHEETPDDPWLEYTELRTAVGVRDNGNFNYHLDRMGDLVVKGPTGYCLSRIGMAILSTVASGVFDPDWRWGPVDTPGDCQYCDDRVQLVYRDGNLWLTCGADDHTIPLSVPPSVLDSHPDDAVVEQVAMLQHQWIALTRQGICAECYGHVDGSISYGGAREDHYHYHGECRRCGFHHGVPVGLLVLGHPTVQSFYYERGIDIRTVPFWTLDFCEPGSETMLSSDPLRLQIDVAHDGDELHVTLDRDGTIVSTDHP; encoded by the coding sequence ATGAATGGGGTAATGGATTCGGACGAGTTTTTCGACCTCCTGAGCAACTCAACCCGAATTGACATCCTCCGAACGCTGGCGAACGCACACGAGGAGACCCCAGACGATCCGTGGCTTGAATACACTGAACTCCGAACGGCCGTCGGCGTCCGCGACAACGGGAACTTCAACTACCACCTCGACCGAATGGGCGACCTGGTTGTGAAGGGGCCAACAGGATACTGTCTTTCGCGTATCGGCATGGCGATCCTCTCGACGGTCGCTTCCGGCGTCTTCGACCCCGATTGGCGATGGGGGCCAGTCGACACACCCGGCGACTGCCAGTATTGTGACGACCGCGTTCAACTCGTTTACAGGGACGGGAATCTCTGGCTCACCTGTGGAGCGGACGATCATACCATCCCGCTGTCAGTGCCGCCGAGTGTCCTCGACTCTCACCCGGACGACGCCGTGGTCGAACAGGTCGCCATGCTGCAGCACCAGTGGATTGCGCTGACCCGACAGGGGATCTGTGCGGAATGCTACGGACATGTCGACGGTAGTATTAGTTACGGTGGCGCACGCGAGGACCACTACCATTATCACGGCGAGTGTCGCCGCTGTGGTTTCCACCACGGCGTCCCCGTCGGACTGTTGGTCCTCGGCCACCCCACCGTTCAGTCCTTCTACTACGAACGCGGGATCGACATTCGGACGGTTCCGTTCTGGACGCTGGACTTTTGTGAGCCCGGAAGCGAAACGATGCTATCTTCGGACCCACTCCGTCTCCAAATCGACGTGGCTCATGATGGCGACGAACTCCACGTCACACTCGACCGGGATGGTACTATCGTTTCGACAGACCATCCATAA
- a CDS encoding glycoside hydrolase 5 family protein codes for MQQMSVTRRDFIYKGTAIGVGVVSGSGSNETNTQIQRKAPVDVRGALYLPARDFNFYQMWANYSPQVIERDLGYAARLNLNAIRTWVSYEFWLENRQEHQEAIDHFLTSASNKNIKVLFSLFENVGTKPTHENLTNTNPRTAPPVRSPSLNVIQNPNQWTQPRRFVQWFMNRYRDDKRLLAIEVMNEPGWRKDVKRFAKNMFQTLSRNRATIPLTVGATSLINSVDYLDWGSDILQFHYNYPSSKQIFRDLLQDYRELSSKIEQPIWLTEWQKVASFGWGSSNQKVKEWFPNYSSLASLIREYNVGNFFWSLMLQPAYTLPMRRKGILNGVFHEDGAVWSLQDAREIKAMSGNHTFSGIERKEWPSWAESIKHPQR; via the coding sequence ATGCAACAAATGTCTGTCACACGACGGGATTTTATTTATAAAGGGACTGCGATAGGGGTTGGAGTAGTTTCTGGATCTGGTAGCAATGAAACCAATACACAGATTCAACGAAAAGCTCCGGTTGATGTGAGAGGGGCTCTCTATCTCCCGGCACGCGATTTCAATTTTTACCAGATGTGGGCAAATTACTCACCACAGGTTATTGAACGCGATCTTGGATACGCAGCTCGCTTGAATCTGAATGCGATTCGAACCTGGGTGAGCTATGAATTCTGGCTCGAGAATCGGCAGGAACACCAAGAGGCAATTGACCATTTTCTTACGTCCGCATCAAACAAGAATATCAAAGTTCTATTTAGCCTATTCGAGAATGTTGGTACAAAACCAACCCATGAGAATTTGACAAATACGAATCCACGTACAGCACCACCCGTCCGATCGCCATCGTTGAACGTTATTCAAAATCCAAACCAATGGACACAACCCCGCCGATTTGTCCAGTGGTTTATGAACCGATATCGAGATGACAAGCGATTATTGGCGATTGAAGTCATGAATGAACCGGGATGGCGAAAAGATGTAAAGAGATTTGCGAAGAATATGTTTCAAACTCTTTCACGTAACCGTGCTACTATTCCATTAACTGTCGGTGCAACGAGTTTAATTAACAGTGTTGACTACCTCGATTGGGGAAGCGACATACTACAATTCCATTACAATTACCCATCAAGCAAGCAGATATTCCGTGACTTACTACAAGATTACCGAGAATTGTCTTCGAAAATAGAACAACCGATTTGGTTAACTGAGTGGCAAAAAGTCGCATCGTTTGGGTGGGGTAGTTCGAATCAAAAGGTGAAAGAATGGTTTCCAAACTATTCATCACTAGCGTCACTTATCCGTGAATATAACGTTGGTAATTTCTTTTGGTCGCTTATGCTACAACCAGCATACACGCTACCGATGCGCCGAAAAGGTATTCTCAATGGTGTATTTCATGAAGATGGTGCCGTATGGAGTCTCCAGGATGCAAGGGAAATCAAAGCAATGTCTGGAAATCACACGTTTTCTGGAATTGAGCGCAAAGAATGGCCTTCATGGGCTGAATCGATCAAGCACCCCCAAAGGTGA
- a CDS encoding branched-chain amino acid transaminase, whose translation MVDFDEVSTGAVWMDGGFIDWDDATTHVLSEVATFGAGVFEGIRTYPTEEGQAVFRLEDHLQRLENSAKLIGMDLEYSVEELSAAAREVLRRNDVNEFETSFYVRPSVGYGYHGIGNPEAAPVNTYIFTFPLGRLSGEDALTNGIEVMISPWRRLHSSQFPVQAKANGVYLMSLLSKQEAQRNGYDDALLLDMDGNLAEGADSNVFIVRDGVLYTPSLDSGILPGVTRRTLITLAQDHGYEVEKKTITTGELLTADEAFLCGTGVEVTPVTAVNTTTIGDGVRGPITEELQSLYLDLTAGEIDGYDGWLDHV comes from the coding sequence ATGGTTGATTTTGATGAAGTCAGCACCGGGGCTGTATGGATGGACGGCGGATTTATCGATTGGGACGACGCGACGACCCATGTTCTTTCCGAGGTTGCAACATTCGGTGCGGGCGTTTTCGAAGGCATTCGAACGTATCCGACCGAAGAGGGACAAGCAGTGTTCAGACTCGAAGACCACCTCCAACGGTTGGAAAACAGCGCGAAACTCATCGGAATGGATCTCGAATACTCCGTCGAAGAACTTTCTGCCGCCGCACGGGAGGTACTCCGACGGAACGACGTCAACGAATTCGAGACCTCGTTTTACGTCCGTCCATCCGTCGGTTACGGCTATCACGGTATCGGAAATCCGGAAGCAGCGCCGGTGAACACGTACATATTCACGTTTCCTCTCGGGCGACTGTCGGGGGAAGACGCTCTAACGAACGGCATCGAGGTCATGATTTCGCCCTGGCGGCGACTCCACTCTTCACAATTCCCGGTTCAAGCGAAAGCGAACGGCGTCTACCTCATGTCACTGCTATCAAAACAGGAGGCACAGCGGAACGGGTACGATGACGCGCTCCTTCTCGACATGGATGGTAACCTTGCAGAAGGAGCTGACTCGAACGTCTTCATCGTCCGAGATGGGGTACTCTATACGCCGAGTCTCGACTCAGGAATTCTGCCAGGGGTCACCCGTCGAACCCTCATCACTCTCGCACAGGATCACGGATACGAGGTAGAGAAAAAGACCATTACGACTGGCGAGTTGCTGACCGCTGATGAAGCGTTCCTCTGTGGGACCGGTGTTGAAGTCACACCCGTGACTGCGGTGAACACGACCACTATCGGTGATGGGGTGCGAGGACCGATTACCGAGGAATTACAGAGCCTCTATCTCGACCTCACTGCGGGAGAAATCGACGGCTACGATGGGTGGCTTGATCACGTATAG
- a CDS encoding DUF5788 family protein — MTQQMSEHQCTELLEQVYQTSGTIGSSIPEMVRIEDESVPLREFYFEVADRDDLQETERERIQAVLSYLRRQRLQLVRQIREREVDYQTGQAIIPKIQNLDRAINAFESLDDPCFGEQVRREKIESARELIDLMRKLGKL, encoded by the coding sequence ATGACACAACAAATGAGCGAACATCAGTGCACGGAGCTTCTGGAACAGGTGTACCAGACGAGCGGGACTATCGGCAGTTCAATTCCAGAGATGGTTCGAATCGAAGACGAATCTGTTCCCCTCCGTGAGTTCTATTTCGAGGTTGCTGACCGCGATGACCTGCAGGAGACAGAGCGCGAACGCATCCAGGCGGTGCTCTCATATCTTCGTCGGCAGCGGTTGCAGCTGGTCCGACAGATTCGAGAGCGCGAAGTTGACTACCAGACCGGACAGGCGATAATCCCTAAGATTCAGAACCTTGACCGGGCGATCAACGCCTTCGAGTCGCTGGACGACCCGTGCTTTGGAGAGCAGGTACGACGGGAGAAAATCGAGTCAGCGCGTGAACTAATCGATCTCATGCGAAAGCTCGGTAAGCTCTAG